The following coding sequences are from one Carassius auratus strain Wakin chromosome 15, ASM336829v1, whole genome shotgun sequence window:
- the LOC113115113 gene encoding alpha-2-macroglobulin-like, protein MDLNVSYCRKWLLFSLLLVCVNGETSGPSFTVTFPAVIESGSEARLCASLLKPNESLVMNIYLVDGDQSILLLQEKAEEEFHRCFNFKAPLVETKSVQKMKVELQGESFKMAEERKVMFRPYHPLTFIQTDKPIYIPGQTVNFRIVTMDKKFSPLDQQYSSVVLEDSKGNRIGQWTNVSSTRWILQRSYELNPEGHQGMYKLKAYIGDRMISHDFEVKKYVLPKFEVTVTAPKTVSIDDESLAVEVCGKYTYGQPLSGKSWVKVCRDIPRYSYWRDKHSPICVNETTEMKRTGCAIHTLDLSAFLNSTYENQLENSLHVEATVTEEGTEIMMTKSETVSLTFEIGKCTLTDLPKTYEHGSVIEGKIKLSNFKGAPIQNKVVYLLEGSWSSKLLLNLTTDSDGLASFSLNTSSLPKVDITLMASVYPTFHGYGYKTPSFSTDRKTVNLFQSATPYTPSLSELIIENIEQPLKCDAEFTVTIKYYFIGETAKDFKTDIVYMVLSRGVIVHHGYEKVEVKSSNGAASGTMSFKLSVGADLAPEVQILAYCVLPSENVVARSKTFDIEKCFKNKVSLQFSPSRAVPGEKNTLHLSAQPGSLCGLSAVDQSVLILKPGKRLDIEKIFNLLPVQSVSDYPYSIEDEQECLHVRPRRAVLTDNAYESLKSVGLKMATNLAVRVPECLSYKGLSYYKNEVMYDYMSRSGIMLNSDDRDSSVEVTVRTVFPETWIWQLAALGDSGSAQVPVTVPDTITSWETEAFCLSSKGLGLAPPAQLTVFQPFFLELSLPYSIIRGEIFELKATVFNYLSKCIMVKVTPAPSSDYTLKASSDEQYSSCLCANGRKTFKWILTPSVLGVLNITVSAEAESSQTVCDNEIVSVPERGRIDTVTRSLLVQAEGTEKTETYSWLLCPKGDSLTEEVDLNLPKYVIKGSARSSVSVIGDILGRALTNLHGLLKMPYGCGEQNMAILSPNIYILQYLENTEQLTSAIRERATGFLKSGYQRQLNYRHTSGGYSTFGHGDENTWLTAFVLRSFGKAQKYIFIDPQIIQSAKEWLISRRDSDGCFIQQGRLFNNRMKGGVNDNVTMTAYITASLLELETPVTDPVVSKGLSCLRSVIEDVKNTYTTALLAYTFSLAKDTDTRQQLFKKLEDVAISDGSHLHWSQSASADDSDSLAVEISSYVLLAVLSADSLTTADLGFANRIVSWLVKQQNAYGGFSSTQDTVVALQALSLYATKVFSADGSSTVTVQSAADTHLFDVNQDNKLLYQEKQLQDVPAKYSIEVNGSACVSVQVAQFYNIPTPTEAKTLSIDAKIEGDCKTLEQNFFLNFTVKYVGPQETTNMLIVDIKILSGFTADTSMLRTSIGSAVLAQKYVERVDTKEDHVLVYLTEIPKHISMNYMMQMKQVLPVKNLKPAVVKVYDYYQTSDQSETEYSFHCQ, encoded by the exons GCTCCTCTGGTAGAAACAAAATCTGTTCAGAAAATGAAGGTAGAACTTCAAGGAGAGTCTTTCAAGATGGCTGAAGAGAGAAAAGTCATGTTCAGACCTTACCATCCTCTGACGTTTATCCAGACTGATAAACCCATCTATATTCCAGGACAGACAG TGAATTTTAGAATTGTTACCATGGATAAAAAGTTTTCGCCGCTTGATCAGCAG tatagTTCAGTGGTACTTGAG GACAGTAAAGGTAACAGAATTGGTCAATGGACAAATGTGTCTTCAACAAGGTGGATTTTGCAGCGTTCTTATGAATTAAACCCGGAGGGGCATCAAGGCATGTACAAACTGAAGGCTTATATTGGTGACAGGATGATATCCCatgattttgaggtgaaaaaaTATG TTTTGCCTAAGTTTGAAGTTACTGTTACAGCACCAAAAACAGTGAGTATAGATGATGAGTCATTGGCAGTTGAGGTTTGTGGAAA ATACACATACGGGCAGCCTTTATCTGGTAAATCGTGGGTGAAAGTGTGTCGTGATATTCCTCGCTACTCTTACTGGCGTGACAAACACAGTCCAATATGTGTGAATGAAACTACTGAG ATGAAAAGGACAGGCTGTGCCATCCATACCTTAGATCTATCTGCCTTTTTAAACTCCACATATGAGAATCAGCTGGAAAATTCTCTTCACGTTGAAGCAACAGTCACAGAAGAAGGAACAG AGATTATGATGACAAAATCTGAAACTGTATCTCTTACTTTTGAAATTGGAAAATGCACACTTACTGACCTGCCCAAAACATATGAACATGGATCAGTTATAGAAGGAAAA ATCAAACTCTCAAATTTCAAAGGCGCACCAATACAAAACAAAGTGGTTTATCTTTTGGAGGGATCCTGGTCTTCAAAACTGCTCCTAAATCTCACTACAGACAGCGATGGACTGGCCAGCTTCTCTCTTAATACATCTAGTCTTCCTAAAGTAGACATTACTCTGATG gcAAGTGTGTATCCAACGTTTCATGGTTATGGTTACAAAACACCTTCCTTCTCTACGGACAGAAAAACAGTTAATCTTTTCCAGTCTGCCACTCCATACACCCCATCATTAAGTGAACTAATCATAGAAAATATTGAGCAACCACTGAAGTGTGATGCTGAGTTTACAGTGACCATCAAGTATTATTTTATTGGAGAGACTGCTAAAGACTTCAAAACTGACATTGTCTATATG GTCTTGTCCAGAGGAGTGATCGTTCATCATGGATATGAGAAGGTTGAAGTCAAGTCTTCTAATGGAGCAGCAAGTGGCACAATGTCATTCAAACTGTCTGTTGGTGCAGATCTAGCTCCTGAAGTGCAGATTCTGGCCTACTGTGTTCTGcccagtgaaaatgttgttgctcgtagcaaaacatttgacattgaaaagtgtttcaaaaacaag GTTTCTCTGCAGTTTTCTCCCTCTAGAGCAGTTCCTGGTGAGAAAAACACTCTCCATCTCTCAGCTCAGCCTGGTTCACTGTGCGGCCTCAGTGCTGTAGATCAGAGCGTCCTGATCCTGAAGCCAGGGAAACGTCTGGATATTGAAAAG ATCTTCAACCTGCTGCCAGTGCAATCAGTATCAGATTACCCTTACAGCATTGAAGATGAGCAGGAGTGTCTCCATGTGAGACCCCGTCGAGCTGTACTGACAGACAATGCCTATGAATCCTTAAAG AGTGTGGGGCTGAAAATGGCTACAAATTTGGCTGTGCGAGTCCCTGAGTGTCTGTCATACAAGGGCTTGAGTTATTACAAAAATGAAG TGATGTATGATTATATGAGTCGATCTGGTATAATGCTTAATTCGGATGATAGAGACTCTTCAGTTGAAGTGACAGTTCGTACTGTCTTTCCTGAAACATGGATTTGGCAACTTGCTGCACTTGG AGACTCTGGATCAGCTCAGGTTCCTGTCACAGTTCCTGACACCATCACCTCTTGGGAGACGgaggccttctgtctgtcctccaAAGGTCTGggtctggctcctcctgctcagCTGACAGTTTTCCAGCCCTTCTTCCTGGAGCTCTCTCTGCCTTACTCCATCATCCGTGGGGAGATctttgagctgaaggccactgtcttCAACTATCTGTCCAAGTGCATCATG gttaaAGTGACTCCAGCTCCTTCCTCAGACTACACTCTCAAAGCCTCCTCTGATGAACAGTATTCATCCTGTCTGTGTGCTAATGGAAGAAAAACCTTTAAATGGATCCTCACTCCTTCTGTTCTTG GAGTCTTGAACATTACAGTCAGTGCAGAGGCTGAGTCGTCCCAGACTGTGTGTGACAATGAGATTGTGAGCGTGCCAGAGAGAGGACGCATTGACACAGTCACACGAAGTCTGCTTGTGCAG GCTGAAGGAACTGAGAAGACCGAGACCTACAGCTGGTTACTGTGTCCAAAGG GTGACAGTCTCACAGAGGAAGTGGATCTGAATCTTCCTAAATATGTGATAAAGGGATCAGCCAGATCCTCTGTTTCAGTCATTG GGGACATACTGGGTCGTGCACTGACAAATCTTCACGGATTACTAAAGATGCCGTACGGCTGTGGAGAACAAAACATGGCTATTCTTTCTCCCAACATTTACATTCTGCAGTATCTGGAAAACACAGAGCAGCTCACTTCAGCCATCAGAGAGAGAGCCACCGGCTTCCTTAAGAGTG GATACCAGAGACAGCTGAACTACAGACATACTAGTGGTGGATACAGCACATTTGGACACGGAGATGAGAATACatg GTTGACTGCCTTTGTCCTGAGGTCTTTTGGCAAAGCacagaaatacatatttattgaTCCACAAATTATTCAGAGTGCAAAGGAATGGTTAATAAGCAGACGGGATTCAGACGGCTGTTTTATCCAACAGGGAAGACTGTTCAACAACAGAATGAAG GGTGGAGTGAATGATAATGTGACCATGACGGCCTACATTACTGCATCACTACTTGAACTAGAAACTCCAGTAACA GATCCTGTCGTCAGTAAAGGTTTGTCCTGCTTGAGGTCTGTCATTGAGGATGTCAAAAACACTTACACCACTGCTCTGCTCGCCTACACCTTCAGTCTGGCTAAAGACACAGACACTCGACAGCAGCTTTTCAAGAAACTGGAGGATGTTGCTATTTCAGATG GGTCTCATCTCCACTGGTCTCAGTCTGCTTCTGCTGAtgactctgattctctggcaGTGGAGATCAGCTCATATGTGCTGCTAGCTGTTCTCTCTGCTGATTCACTCACTACAGCTGATCTGGGCTTTGCTAACAGGATTGTCAGCTGGCTTGTGAAGCAGCAGAATGCCTATGGAGGATTCTCCTCCACACAG GACACAGTGGTGGCTCTTCAGGCTCTGTCTTTGTACGCCACCAAAGTGTTCAGCGCTGACGGCTCCAGCACAGTGACTGTACAGTCAGCAGCAGACACTCACCTCTTTGATGTCAATCAGGACAATAAGTTACTGTACCAGGAGAAGCAGCTGCAGGACGTCCCAGCCAAATACAGCATTGAAGTGAATGGCTCAGCCTGTGTGTCTGTGCAG GTGGCTCAGTTCTACAACATTCCCACTCCTACTGAAGCTAAAACACTGAGCATTGATGCTAAGATTGAGGGAGATTGCAAAACATTGGAACAAAATTTCTTTTTGAACTTCACTGTCAa GTACGTTGGTCCCCAGGAAACAACTAACATGCTCATTGTGGATATTAAAATCTTATCAGGATTCACAGCTGATACATCAATG CTTAGAACATCAATTGGTTCAGCAGTCCTTGCTCAGAAGTATGTGGAGCGGGTTGACACAAAAGAAGACCATGTCCTAGTTTATTTAACagag ATTCCAAAACATATTTCTATGAATTACATGATGCAAATGAAACAGGTTCTTCCAGTGAAGAATCTCAAGCCAGCCGTGGTCAAAGTGTATGATTACTACCAAacaa GTGATCAGTCAGAGACAGAGTACTCCTTCCACTGTCAATGA